Within Meles meles chromosome 19, mMelMel3.1 paternal haplotype, whole genome shotgun sequence, the genomic segment ccctgcttgtgctctctctctctctctctgacaaataagcaaataaaatcttaagaaagaaaggaaggaagaaaggaaggaaggaagaaagaaggaaagggcaaGCAAGTCCGATCTGGGACGAGTCAGGTGATGGAGACACAGAGCAGGACAGGAGAGCGGATGGGTTCTGCATCTGGGGGATACAGAGAGAgtagaaacagagggagaaagaacttACTGAGCCAGAGATATAGATTCAGACTcacagatggagagacagagatgtcAGAGGCCCAGAAGGTGATGTGGGGACCAGAGAGGCAGGACACAGACTAGCCCACCCCTCACTCACCTAGCCGATCTGGGCTTGCTGGACTCCAATCTGCCACTGCTTCCTGGAGCCACAGGGGGGCTTACAAGGTCCTCTCCGCAGGCTCTCCCGCCCCTGCGACAGGTGGACACATGGGGGTGAGATGCTGCTCTCTTCCAGTCCATAACCCCTCAGCCCACCCACCTCCCAGTGTTTAGAGCATGGGTTGGGGGCAGGCACTTTGAATTGAGTTCTGACCCAGAGCCCCAGGCTGCTGTCGCCTCCAGCCAGTGCCCGATTTCATTTCTGGAGGTctccccacctcaggctcctttGCGTCACTTGGCTCCTTTTTTTCTAACACTTGGCTCCTTTATATTCGCCCATTCTTCTTTTTACTCCAATTATCCAGAGCTGTAAATCTGCTGCTCCCCACAAGTCTTTATATGTCACGTTTTTATCATTCGgttctaagtttttaaaaaatttccattatgatgattttttcatccattttggtcCATTACGATTTAATTTTTATCACGAATTATTCAGATGAGTAGTTGCATTTTAACTTCTGTGCGTATGGGTATTGTGTTGATGTgaatacagaattttaattttcttgcatCATGGCTGGAGAATGGGGTCTGTGTGATACCAAATCCTTGGTGTGATAGTGGCATTGAAATCTCACATTTCCATGGGATGAATTGCTCCAGTTCTCCCTGTACGCCTACAAATTTTTATATGATGTATTATGAAGctattttattacaaatattcaaatttggaattgtatttcttataaatttttatgAAGAATTATTACTGTGTAGTGACCCACTCTGCCTAGTAATGGTTTTAGTATTAATGCCTAATTTGGTTGATATCAGTAAAGCTACCCTACCATTCTTAGAGGTAATATTTCttggtaaatctttttttttgctttcaacttTCCCATGGGCTTTTGGTGTGTCTCTAATAAACAGCATAGAACAGACTTTTACATTCTAATCTGAGTTTAACCAATTGCATTTattgtgattattgatatattgGGCACTATTAATATTCTCTTACTTTAAAATTACTATTTGTCTTGCTTTTTCTGTGTTTCCTACGTTTTGGGGGATTATATACTTTTGTGGGATTTTTCCCCCttgtttctccctttctgctTGTTTAGACTTAATATACCCTATTTCTACTCTTTAGTGGttacattttatactttattacATTGTATTTTCCTTGTCATgcaactaaaaatattttctgatttccagtATGGTTTCTTCTTTGAGCTGTGGGTTACTTAGAAAGGTATTTCAAAAATCGTATTTCAAAAGTGTATTTGAAAAgtgtatttcaaaaaaaaattcaaaaaccgTGGGGaaggcatgtgggtggctcagaggttaagcgtctgcatttggctcaggtcatgatcctggggtcctgggatggagagtCCTGCAAggttctccctgctcagcagggagtctgcttctcctctgcccctctcccctgctcctgatctctctctctccccctctctctcaaataaataaaaatcttttaaaaaaagccatgTGGGGATATTCTGCATAATCCTTTTGTCGTGATTTCTGGCGTAATTACCTTGTGGTCAGACAACATACTCTGTATATTATAACTTTGAAAATTGTGAAGACTTGTTTCATAGCTCAGTATCGGGTCACTTTTTGTAGATGCTGtatgaagtttttaaattaaagtatattttttattgaggtatatacaGTGCAATGTACAGTTCAATGAGTTTTGATGAATGCAGGACCCCTGCAATCCACACCCCTGTCAAGTTCTAGAAAGTTTCCATCACCTCAGAAAAGTTCTCTTACATCACTTCCCATTGTTTCTACACCTACTCCTTCCCATTCCATgattagttttgtcttttctggaatttcatttataaaaggaaccatacagtacgtcatattttgtgtctggcttctttcactcagcataatgagTTTTGAGCTGCACCTCCATTGGTGGGTCTATCAacaattcctttcttttcattacgGAGTAGCATACCATTGAATGACTATGTCCTAGTTTGTCCGTTCAACCTTTTacgggcatttgggttgtttctagtttggctattatgaggAACTTCTATTCTTCCATGAGGAACTTGATGTTTCTATGAGCATTCTTGACTAGtctattgttttctttcattgctCTTACATAAATACCGAGGAGTGCACCTGCTGGTCGTGGGGTAGAGGTATGCTCATCTTTTTCAGACATggccaaacagttttccaaagcacTTGTACCATTTATGCCCCCTCAGCAAAGTATGAGAGTTACAGCCGCTCTACGTGTTAACCAACACTTGGTGCTGTGATTCTTTTCAATTCTAGCCATTCTGGTAGATGTGTCTTTTGGAAAGATGGCATATTCTTCAGATACTGGGTACAGTGTTCTATATATAACCATTAAatagagttttttaaattaacatataatgtattatttgcttcaggggctcaggtctgtgaatcatcagtcttacacaattcacagcactcaccatagcacatatcctccccagtgtccataacccagccaccctgtccctcccccctcaccccctagcttgtttcctgagattaagattctcttatggattgtctccctcctgatcccatcttgtttaaccATTAAatagagggtttttaaaaaagattttatttatttagttgacagagagagagagagagagatcacaagcaggcaggcagtgggggggggggagcaggctcccctctgagcagggagccgatatgggtctcaatcccaggaccctgtgatcatgacctgagctgaaggcagaggcttaaccctctgagccacccagttgcccctaaatAGAGTTTGTTAATCCTATTGATCATCTATGTCCTTACTcatctttatctttttcattctattattttcttgctttctttctttccttctttctttcttgtaggctccatgcccaatgcagggcttgaacttacaaccctgagatcaagagtcacatgttctaccaggTGCACCAGCCAGGGCCTCCTGTTCTATTATTTTCTAAGAGCCATCTTTAAATCTTCTTCTACGAGTGGGAATTTGTTTACTTCACTTTTAGTTATTTCACTCcttactttatgtattttggggaaCATCTCCAGATGAATAGGTTcccaaataatatatttattaatatattcttaaataGACATTCTTAGCAGTATATTCTTATGGATATATTATATCAATGAAGAGTATGATAACAATTCCAAATATTCCTGGGCCCTCAGTCTCCCACCATCTCTGCCCTTAGTCTCCATATCTTTCCGTGATCCTTCCCACCATGTCCCAGTTATAGCAGGAGGGTTCTGAGGCAGATTCAAATGAAAAGTTCTTTGAATGCGTTTAAgaagacaaaaccaaaacagattaaccaaagttaaaaaaaaaaaacaactaagcaaGAAAATCTTATTAACTTGCCATTTGCTGAGTTGGCTTTTTTGAAATTGGACATCCACAGAATCAGTTTCTCTTAACCTCTCAAGCATATCTCCTCCCTTGGGAATCCAGTGGCTCTCCTGGTTTCCAAGGAGGAAAAGCTATTTGTTGGAATTCTTTGAATAGGATTGGAAGCAAGGAGGACAGTTCAAACAGAGACTGtgattcttttagatttttatttctgggctcaaGAGAAGaggacaaaaaagaagaaaaaccaaccCCCTCTGCCACTGGTAAGGCTGGGTCAACATTGTGCCACTAGGAGGCACTGTGTACAGGAAAAGATTCTTGGTGGGACTGGATTCTTGGGGCTAAGGGAGGAGGGAGTTGGGAGTGTAGACTCCTGAGTCTCAGGCAGGAAAGCACTGGACACCCAGGGTCCTGAATCCCTTCCGCAACATAAATTGGGGGCTCGGTTTCTTGGGTCCAAGTCCCAGGAGTTAACTGTCCTGGATGGTTTTCTGTATCCAGTCAGTGAACTTGCAGATGTTGGTGTAGACGCCTGGCACGTAGGGTAGGCCACACTGGCCTTGTCCAAAGGACACGAGGCCCTGCAGGGACCCGTTGCAGACCAGGGGGCCCCCAGAATCACCCTGGttttggagagaggaagagagagagaatccaaaacACAGAGACGTGGAGACAGATTGAAACCAGAAAGGAACCCCAAGACAGCAAGAGACAAAGGCAGGGAAATAAAAGACAGTGACGTAGACCTTTGAGGCCCCTTCCAGTGCCTCGACTACAGGGAATTCTGTCCCCCGAGGTCCAACGGCTGCTTGATTCTCCTGGGTTTGTTGTTATtctgtctctcactcttttttgtttgtttgttttatctccCCCTAtggcttctctgtctctgactcccagagtctctgtgcctctctgcATCTCTGGTATACTCTGTTTCCCACCCCCTACTTCTCTTTGCGTTTCATCTCTGAGTCTATCTCTGTTTCTCCCTGAGGTGTATCTCTGTGTGAGCGTGAGCTCATGTCTATTACTCTGTTTCTCCATCCCTCTGTCTCCCAGGGTGGGGTTCTCCCgcgcccctccctcccttctccattcccccccttccctctcctcccctcccccatctctcacGTTGCAGGAGTCCTTTTGGTCCTGTCCTCCGCCAGCGCAGAACATGCTGTGGTGGTAGACGGGGGCGTACAAGGCACTGCAGATCTCCTCGGGCACCACCGAGATATTCACGCACTGGAGCACTTGGGGCTGCCTGCCTGCGACGCAGAGCTCTGGGTCAGCCCCCTCCGGCTGGGAAGAGAACCCGTCAGGGAAGGCGGCATACGCACACTCAGGAGCTCACCATTCACCAGCTGACCCCAGCCAGAAACGAGGCAAGAATCCCCAGCAGTCGGGCACTGGGAGGCGATGCTGATGTTCTGGATGGTGTCAGACCCGGACACCGACTCCTTCAACTTGATGAGCATGAGGTCGTTGGCGATAAAGGGTTTGTTGTACTCTGGGTGCTGTATGGAGAAGTTGGCCTCCACCATCCGGCTGCCTGGCTCTTCGTTGGCCTCGAGCCTGTGCAGTCCCAGCCCGATTGTGTAGGAGCTGAGGGACACGGGCGACGGGTTAGTTTTGTGGCAACTACACCGTTATCTCCATGGCCACGCTCAAGCACAACCCCATCTCCACCCGCCGACCCCAACCCCATCCTCCTCGCTAAGCACGACGCTAAAAGCTAGCCAGCCGTGATCTCAAACCGTCATTCACACAGTCAATAATCCAGCCATAAGAACTTATCTTAATTAACTAGTGACTCAGCAGCTGAGATGGGATTTCGACCCTGGGTTGACTCTCTCCCCCACTTCCCATGCAGAGACTCGCTCCGCAGACGTTTCCGCCTGATATTAGGCCCCTCCCCTCAGCGAACAGTAAGGCCTGGTCCggtccgccccccaccccaaccccgccCCGCACTCACTCCTGGAAACAGTGTGCCGCCGACAGCACCCATTGCGGATGCACTAGAACACCCCCGCAGAAGAATTCGTCTTCCGTGAACAGTGCCGCCTGCCAGGGCTGCGAGTGTGGGCTGCAGTCTTCGCCGTTGATGATGTGGCCGCCGCCACCCGAGGCCAAGGATCCTGAGGGCGGACGAGGGCTAGGGGCGGGCTCGGGGTGGAACCAAGGCTCCTGAGGGCGGGGCCATGGGCTAGGGGCGTGGTTAGGGCTTTGAGGGTGTGGGCTGGACTCGGGATGGTCTCAGGGTGGAACCAGGGCTCCTAAGAGCAGGGACCGCTGCAGGGGCgtgggccaggctggggaggaggggcaggctcAGGGAACGTGACTAGGGTCctgagggcgggggtggggggaggtctcGGTGCAGGGGGCGTGACCAGTACTTCAGGGGTGGCTATGGCGCCCAGGCGTGATCAGGGCCTCACGGGTGCACTCAGGGACCCTGAAAGCAGAGTCAGGCTCCTAGGGGCGGAGTCAGGAATGCTAGGGTAACAGCAGGAGGTGGGACCAGGCCTCCTGGGGGTGGGGTCCTGGCGCAGGGCTTTTATGGACCAGATGACGTTTCTTGGGGTGGGCTGGGAGTCCGGAGCCGAGATCAGAGTAGAGGAGAGGGGTCTCTCGTCGAGAGGGGTGTTGCAGCTTTGAGCCAGTCACGCCCACCTCCGAGACCCATTTGCTACCTTTGTccgtctttctctccctccctccccgcgcGCGCCCCCTTGCCACACGAAACACGCCAGGCTCGTGCACGACCCGGGCCACGGTCCCCCAGAACAGGGGACTCAAATCCTCAAACAGGGTGCAGAGACAAGGGTGACGCAGCCAGACGCTCAAGCAAGCAGTGTCGCTCTCTGTGGCCTTGAGTCCCGCCCCGCAGTCGCAACAGCAACACGCCAGTTCCTAAAGAAACCCCATCACGCCGCCCTTGACGTGGGTCCCTGGGGATCCCTGGATCAGAGGCTCAGGAAGTGGGCACAGATTCCCGGCAGTAGGTGACACATCCAGAAGCACAGCCTCCCTGTTCGCCGCCCCTGGGCTTCCCCCGTTCTCACAGCATCGTCCGCCGCCTTTGTCACTCCACGGGATCTTAGATCCCAGGCACAGACACTCGGAATCCTCCGACCCTAACGCACCGCCTCCCACTGGTTGGACCACGCAGCTCACCACTCTGTGTCGCACACAGAGGTGTgcaaagccacacacacacagtgcaccagcagcacacacacaaacaccctaTGATACAGGGAATCACACGTGTTTAACCAGAGAGCATGGTCACGCGGCAGTCACACAGGCAGCTTTAGTCACACCGAGGAGGACACTGAGTCATCCCTGCACAGGGACAAACCCTGTGCCCCTAGGCactgacagacacacacacacacacacacacacacacacacacacacacacactcagatacCTGAGACACCAAGGATGAGGTACCCCAGGAAACAGCCCCAGGGGTTTCCTGCTGTGGTCATGACCTCGGCACCTGCACAAGACGGTCAGTTTCTGATGAGTCTGGGGAGACCTACAGCTCAAATCTCTccccctgtctctgtctccctctctttctgtcccctaGAATATTATTGGTCAGACTAGGACCCCTacaccacccctgccccccaacacacatatGGTAGGTCTGAGATCTTGGCTCAGAGCCCCAGAACCTAGAGAGACTTAGAGAGTGAGagataaagggagagggagagaggagtggaaggagagagaattaggtggagaggaagggaaggaggaagtgtCTTTCTATTTCTAAACTGAGAGGGTAGGAGCATGGCGACAGGACACCAAGGCTTGGAGGGGACAGAGACAGCACTTGCAAGAGATAATCAGAGACAGACTGAGAGCCAGAGTCATGGACAGAGACgttcagagaaacagagagaccaggggagccagagagagaaaggaagagactcCTAACTAGACAGAGACCTCTTGGAGAGGAGACTGGGAGACACAGGGTCCTGAGGCTGAGATTCACAGTGGTGTGGAGTTGTGGGGAGACTGTGctcttgggggtgggtggggcggAGACCACAGGGACGCTCACCTGGCTGCCTCTGGGCTCTGGGATCCTGCGCTGGGCTGCGCTCCCACTGGCTGTTTCCTGCAGGGGCCCCTGTGGGACTTATAAGCATTCGCAGCTGGGCCGGCCTACCCCCAGGGACACATTCCTGGGGTCAGGTGCTGCACGGTTCCAGCTCAGCCCTGGTTCCAGGCTACCAGctggcgggtgggggtgggggcagagatgCTGGGAGCAGTGATGCAGCGGGGACATCCTGGACTCAGGGTCCCACTTGTTTCTTGGTTCTCCTTCTCTCATCCCCTTGTGTTCTTATTCTCTCttgttgtctttcattttctctctcttgtgttctcttattttctctctattaaatctctctcattctccctccctccctctgtctccctacTATGCTTTCCCAGCAAACCTTCCTGGGTTCAGAGACAAACTGAGAGCCAGAGTCATGGACATAGATGTTCAGAGAGATTAGGGGTCTACCCTAGTGGTCTACCTTTGGAAACTTGGGGTGACTGCATCCCTCTGAGCCTAccttttccatctgtaaaatccACTCCACTCCACTCCCACTCCCAAAAATACCTATCCAAAAAGTGAATGCAGGGAAAGAGCCTTAGCACAGTGTCAGGCACATAGTAGGAGCCCAGTAAGTGGGAGCACGATGAAACCCTTGCTCAGAAAAAAGCAAGTGCGCACCTGCCATGCTCTGAGCTCTGCTGTCTGCACTTGAGATGCAGGAAGAAACCAGCAAATTCCAGGGCTCATGGAGCTCACATCCCAGTAGGgaagacagacaaacagaaaaactgaaagagggtgcctgggtggctcagagggttaagcctctgccttctgctcaggtcatgatctcagagtcctgggatggagcccctcatagcatggggctctctgctcagcggcgagcctgcttctccctctctctctgcctgcctctctgcctacttgtgatctcactgcctctgtccaataaaaaaataaaatatttaaaaaaagaaaaactgaaaggaaatgtCTGATAGTCACCTGTGTGCAGAGAACACAGGTGATGCTAGAATGACTGGAACAGCGGGCTTTCTGCAGACAAAATGGTGGCTGGGGAGTCAGAGGAGGGGACATTTAGGCTGACAGCCACCATGCCCCGTGAGCCTTGCAGGAAAAAGTGAGAGCTTGGTGAGTGCAAGGCAGAGCAAGGAGAAGGAACAGGACAGACTGTGCTGGGGTTTTGTGCTGGGGAAGAAGTTTGGGTTTATTTAAGTGCAATGGATTTTAAGCATGGGGTAGAGGAAGTAACGTGatcttatttacttttaaaagaatcTTGTGTGGAGAACAACTGGAGGGTGAGAAGGGAGCAGAGACTAACacggaggtgggagggagagcagCCCAGGTGGACGAAGCTGTGGTCCAGGGAGAAGAGGCTCGGTTTGAAGATAGAGCCAACATACTCACCAAGGGGTGGcaagtgggtggggaggggaaaggaggcgAGAATGGTGCCTGGAGGCTTGGCCTGACCATTTGTGGCACCCTTtgtggaggcaggcagggagatgtGGGGGCAAGGACTGAGCTGGGGATGCCCGTCGGGAGCCAAGTGGTTGGACGCATGGGCGAGCAGAGGTGCAGGCAGAGGTCAGCGCTGCTGAGAAGTGGTGGGGAGTCATAGGGGAGAGGTGGTGTTTAGAGCCATGGGGTTGGGTGAGATCACCTAAGGAGCAGGTGTGGATGGCTTGATGAGGGGTTGGGCGACAGATGACTGTGATGATGAAGCATGAGTGTCtgtgcttctctcttcctctctctggcctCGTCTTTCCGACCCTGTCTCTCTTTGTTGCTCTCTTAGTGGCTGTCTGGTTCTCTAGCTCTGTCTCTGTTTATCTGCCTGCGTTCAATCTCCTCGTGACACAcggaccccacccccccaacccggcCCTGGTCCTGGGACCAGCAGCTCTAACCACAAGGACAGACGAGgcatggaggaggggcaggatgCAGGGTGGGCTCAGGTCTCCCAGCTGCCCAGACGTGACTAAGGTCTGGACAGTGGCAGGAGGCAGGTTGAGGCCAGTGCTGGGGTCCGGGGCTGGGGtgctgaaggaaaagagaagaaagtagaCGTCACGTCTCTCTGTCCCTGTTTCATGGCCCTCCTATGCCCTGTCTTGCCCGAGGTAAAACAGAAGTGACCCCCTT encodes:
- the KLK4 gene encoding kallikrein-4, whose protein sequence is MTTAGNPWGCFLGYLILGVSGSLASGGGGHIINGEDCSPHSQPWQAALFTEDEFFCGGVLVHPQWVLSAAHCFQDSYTIGLGLHRLEANEEPGSRMVEANFSIQHPEYNKPFIANDLMLIKLKESVSGSDTIQNISIASQCPTAGDSCLVSGWGQLVNGRQPQVLQCVNISVVPEEICSALYAPVYHHSMFCAGGGQDQKDSCNGDSGGPLVCNGSLQGLVSFGQGQCGLPYVPGVYTNICKFTDWIQKTIQDS